The following proteins are encoded in a genomic region of Paenibacillus sp. FSL R7-0273:
- a CDS encoding GerAB/ArcD/ProY family transporter, whose protein sequence is MRTTNWQMFRFGLVYFNSQTSIFLIPIIVTDAGYQGWISVLIGSALSLVLLFFMIHVGKLKPGQSWLQFGGQYMGKWMHSILVFLLLGWCVYYASYDIENFVLFFGSNYMRGTPPLFIQLVIGIVIAYTAAKGLTTIVYMADGVFLLLIVTTFFSLYLFLPNANFQMLPAFIHYFDPGTTIKSSFAVSSWFSEWVVFLFVAPELKINTNMLKKLLLAELVLTVLVLAGWALTMMNFGPHLGKDLQYPYLDMVRSSSHDDIMGNLDPILIGIWSASMFIHSSFMIYVASKCALYLTKQKGKKLMIPFLTLCSVLIAFLYSLNISRYYNDFSSYSAVGVWLVVECIPVYYTMAAFIKSRIHKPAS, encoded by the coding sequence ATGCGTACTACTAACTGGCAAATGTTCCGTTTCGGCCTGGTCTATTTCAATTCCCAAACCTCCATTTTTCTGATCCCTATCATCGTTACAGACGCAGGATACCAGGGCTGGATATCGGTTTTGATTGGCAGTGCCTTATCGCTCGTGCTTCTGTTTTTTATGATTCATGTAGGGAAGCTTAAGCCCGGCCAGTCCTGGCTTCAATTCGGGGGGCAGTACATGGGCAAGTGGATGCACAGCATCCTGGTGTTTTTACTCTTGGGCTGGTGTGTGTACTATGCTTCTTACGATATAGAAAATTTTGTGCTGTTCTTCGGATCGAACTATATGCGCGGCACTCCTCCGCTCTTTATCCAACTGGTAATCGGCATAGTCATTGCATATACAGCGGCCAAGGGATTAACTACGATAGTCTACATGGCTGACGGTGTTTTTCTGCTGCTGATCGTCACCACATTCTTTTCGCTCTATCTGTTTTTACCCAATGCTAATTTTCAGATGCTTCCAGCATTTATCCACTACTTTGACCCGGGTACCACCATTAAGAGCTCCTTTGCAGTCAGCTCCTGGTTTTCGGAGTGGGTTGTGTTTCTGTTTGTCGCGCCTGAGCTTAAAATAAATACCAATATGCTGAAAAAGCTTCTGCTGGCCGAACTGGTCTTAACTGTGCTTGTGCTGGCCGGGTGGGCGCTCACTATGATGAATTTCGGGCCGCATCTGGGAAAAGATCTGCAGTATCCTTACCTTGATATGGTGCGCAGTTCGTCGCATGACGACATAATGGGGAATCTGGACCCTATTCTGATCGGCATCTGGTCCGCTTCCATGTTCATCCACAGCTCTTTCATGATCTATGTGGCCAGCAAATGCGCCCTGTATCTGACAAAACAGAAGGGGAAGAAGCTTATGATTCCGTTCCTTACCCTGTGTTCAGTGCTCATAGCCTTTCTCTATTCTCTCAACATCTCCAGATACTACAATGATTTCAGCTCATACAGTGCGGTAGGCGTCTGGCTGGTTGTGGAGTGCATTCCCGTCTATTACACTATGGCTGCGTTCATCAAATCCAGAATACATAAGCCCGCCAGCTGA
- a CDS encoding Gfo/Idh/MocA family protein has translation MTAQYRVAVAGCGAMANEWISYAVKRADTEIVALVDIRIEAAEAMAGKHSLAAASFTDIKQAILETGANLVFDVTIPSSHYNIATAALELGCSVFSEKPLAESLEQCTRIVETAGRTGRSHAVMQNRRYDPRIRSLRKLVEDGAIGRIGYVGASFFLAPHFGGFRDAMDSPLLLDMAIHTFDQARFISGADPVSVYCQELNPPGSWYAGNAAAVCIFEMSDGSVFCYQGSWCAEGAPTSWESSWRVQGERGAILWDGTEMPYAEVVRGSGNTEQFLREFERIEAAEFPMEETFHHGCLREMFQSLIERRPAETDCRDNLYSMAMVFGALESARTGRKLEIASLLNTSGLGSTQEARI, from the coding sequence GTGACAGCACAATATCGTGTGGCTGTGGCCGGCTGCGGAGCCATGGCAAATGAATGGATCAGCTATGCCGTGAAGCGGGCAGATACAGAAATTGTGGCTCTGGTTGATATCCGGATCGAGGCTGCTGAAGCAATGGCTGGCAAGCATAGTCTTGCTGCAGCTTCGTTTACGGATATTAAACAGGCCATTCTGGAGACCGGGGCAAATCTGGTATTCGACGTGACTATTCCCTCAAGCCATTATAATATTGCTACTGCTGCGCTTGAGCTCGGCTGCAGCGTATTCAGCGAGAAGCCGCTGGCTGAATCGCTTGAGCAGTGCACCAGGATTGTCGAGACAGCAGGACGGACCGGCCGCTCACATGCAGTGATGCAGAACCGCCGCTATGACCCGCGAATCCGCTCACTGCGTAAGCTGGTTGAAGACGGGGCGATCGGCCGGATTGGATACGTGGGAGCAAGCTTTTTCCTGGCGCCGCATTTCGGCGGCTTCCGTGATGCCATGGACAGCCCGCTGCTGCTGGATATGGCGATTCATACCTTCGATCAGGCGCGGTTTATCAGTGGAGCCGATCCGGTCAGCGTATACTGCCAGGAGCTCAATCCTCCAGGCTCGTGGTATGCCGGCAATGCTGCGGCGGTATGCATTTTTGAAATGTCGGACGGCTCCGTATTCTGCTATCAGGGCTCCTGGTGTGCCGAAGGGGCACCTACCTCCTGGGAGTCCTCCTGGCGGGTGCAGGGTGAGCGGGGAGCAATCCTTTGGGACGGCACTGAAATGCCTTATGCCGAGGTGGTCCGGGGCAGCGGAAATACGGAACAGTTCCTGCGGGAATTTGAGCGGATAGAAGCGGCTGAGTTTCCAATGGAGGAGACCTTCCATCACGGCTGCCTCCGCGAAATGTTCCAGTCGCTCATAGAGCGGCGTCCTGCTGAAACAGACTGCCGGGATAATCTGTATAGTATGGCTATGGTGTTCGGTGCACTGGAGAGTGCCAGAACGGGACGCAAGCTGGAGATTGCCAGTCTGCTGAATACTTCCGGTCTGGGGTCAACTCAGGAAGCACGAATCTAG
- a CDS encoding Ger(x)C family spore germination protein → MKLLRLGMALLLLFSLTGCWSKLELDELTFIFGMYIDAGPEPGTVELSISTPLPNRLASGTQPGTAQGKSYSTVTKTAHSITDAIILIQKDLSRRLEISHIKAIVIGKEYAANGIHELLEWCKRQPEIPMGSYIMAAPGKAKEIAGLSAIFEQLPSQVLRNFSELNLTYATTVRDCLLAESNNMGYAMNHLSFGVNKDEKEQGEPVKWAGVQGVMLFNGTKMTGTLNSDESRALSWAAGDLSGHVTLPMYTVMWNEQESKGKASALFYSDTVSRKVRITADGPVFHIRLKGKASITLFDDNNTDEAVDHSNLIRRKLEERITSEVKEALEHTREAGADVLQLGMLLEWNHPREWKKLKERWSDYYADRAEIIVTTDIRIVDFGASK, encoded by the coding sequence ATGAAGCTGCTGAGGCTGGGGATGGCCCTGCTGCTGCTGTTTAGCCTGACCGGCTGCTGGTCCAAGCTTGAGCTGGATGAGCTGACGTTTATTTTCGGCATGTATATTGACGCCGGACCTGAGCCGGGAACGGTTGAATTATCCATCAGCACCCCGCTTCCCAACCGTCTGGCATCCGGTACACAACCCGGAACGGCCCAGGGAAAAAGCTATTCCACTGTAACCAAAACGGCTCACTCCATTACGGATGCTATTATTCTGATTCAAAAGGATCTGTCCCGCCGTCTGGAAATTTCACATATTAAGGCGATTGTCATCGGCAAAGAGTATGCGGCAAATGGTATCCATGAACTGCTTGAATGGTGTAAGCGGCAGCCGGAGATTCCAATGGGAAGCTACATCATGGCGGCTCCGGGCAAGGCTAAGGAGATAGCCGGATTATCCGCAATCTTTGAGCAGCTGCCGTCCCAGGTGCTGAGGAACTTTTCCGAGCTGAACCTGACTTACGCTACTACCGTCCGTGATTGTCTGCTGGCGGAGTCCAATAATATGGGATATGCCATGAACCATCTTTCCTTTGGCGTAAACAAGGATGAGAAGGAACAGGGGGAGCCGGTAAAATGGGCAGGTGTACAGGGTGTAATGCTCTTCAACGGCACGAAAATGACGGGAACCCTAAACAGCGATGAGAGCAGAGCGCTTTCCTGGGCAGCCGGAGACCTGTCCGGGCACGTAACGCTTCCTATGTACACTGTAATGTGGAACGAGCAGGAAAGCAAAGGAAAGGCCAGCGCTCTTTTCTATAGTGACACTGTATCCAGAAAGGTACGGATTACAGCAGACGGGCCTGTGTTCCATATCAGATTAAAGGGAAAGGCCAGCATCACTCTATTTGATGACAATAATACAGACGAGGCGGTGGATCACAGCAACCTGATCCGGCGCAAGCTTGAGGAGCGGATTACTTCAGAAGTGAAGGAAGCATTAGAGCATACCCGGGAGGCAGGAGCAGATGTACTACAGCTTGGAATGCTGCTCGAATGGAACCATCCCAGGGAATGGAAGAAGTTAAAAGAACGCTGGAGTGATTATTATGCTGACAGGGCGGAGATCATCGTGACGACTGATATACGCATTGTAGATTTTGGGGCAAGCAAATAA
- a CDS encoding AAA family ATPase — MNIQEAGRLIGSIRSNLSKVIVGKEAGVDLLLTALLANGHVLLEDVPGTGKTLLAKTLARSLDCPFKRIQFTPDLLPSDLSGINYYNQKTGDFEFRPGPVFASILLADEINRATPRTQSSLLECMEERQITIDGVTHGLDAPFLVIATQNPVDSQGTFPLPEAQLDRFLLRITTGYPAFEEGVQILQRFRLNNPLEDTGAVADARQIQEAQRLTAEVNISDDLLAYLMRIVEATRTAPAVKLGASPRAGFALLRASQGYALIQGRNYVIPDDIKAVAGPVLAHRLVLHRGAGSREGQAAEAVQQILREVEVPAEPVSATRGGRGE, encoded by the coding sequence ATGAATATTCAAGAGGCTGGCAGGCTAATCGGCTCAATCCGCAGCAATCTCTCAAAGGTTATCGTAGGAAAAGAAGCCGGTGTTGACCTGCTGCTTACAGCGCTGCTGGCAAATGGCCACGTGCTGCTGGAGGATGTGCCGGGCACAGGAAAAACCCTCCTGGCAAAAACTCTGGCCCGTTCCCTGGACTGCCCGTTCAAGCGGATCCAGTTCACCCCGGATTTATTGCCCTCTGATTTGAGCGGCATCAATTACTACAACCAGAAGACCGGGGATTTTGAATTCCGGCCGGGACCGGTATTTGCCAGCATTCTGCTGGCAGACGAGATTAACCGTGCGACTCCGCGGACGCAATCCAGCCTGCTGGAGTGTATGGAGGAGCGCCAGATTACCATTGACGGTGTAACCCATGGCCTGGATGCGCCGTTTCTGGTTATCGCGACACAGAATCCGGTCGACAGCCAGGGAACCTTCCCGCTGCCGGAGGCTCAGCTGGACCGGTTTCTGCTGCGGATAACGACGGGTTATCCCGCTTTTGAGGAAGGCGTACAGATTCTGCAGCGGTTCCGCCTGAACAATCCGCTGGAGGACACCGGCGCTGTGGCGGATGCCCGGCAGATCCAGGAGGCCCAGCGGCTGACCGCTGAAGTCAATATCAGCGATGATCTGCTGGCTTATCTGATGCGGATCGTAGAAGCTACCCGTACGGCCCCTGCGGTCAAGCTTGGTGCCAGTCCGCGGGCAGGCTTTGCGCTGCTGCGCGCCTCACAGGGCTATGCCCTGATCCAGGGCAGGAATTATGTCATTCCTGATGATATCAAGGCTGTAGCGGGACCGGTGCTGGCGCACCGGCTGGTCCTTCACCGCGGTGCCGGCTCGCGGGAGGGGCAGGCTGCGGAAGCAGTGCAGCAGATCCTGCGTGAAGTGGAGGTTCCGGCTGAGCCTGTTTCTGCAACCAGAGGCGGAAGGGGGGAGTAG
- a CDS encoding DUF3221 domain-containing protein yields the protein MFKWKTAAISLGLFSLLLAGCGDAGDVTGKAEPAASASPAPVQGAVVPSAGITAADPEKIQHFLADESILNGDIYLEDNKVHVNIVGLNSGLEDRFAGEFTKDSYSLHDVKYSAGELEAAQQLLADKDMHKQLNLYGSWIDVKQNKLGITVPDDYLKNAEETLNQLIDPGMLRFEVQELGEPSVTGTIVEMKSGPVDSILILEPGKENPTYWFSFNDRSELYDAAGQRIEFSGLKKGQQVHIWGTGTVLESLPAQATVRRIELLE from the coding sequence ATGTTCAAATGGAAAACAGCAGCAATCAGCCTCGGCCTCTTCAGCCTGCTGCTTGCAGGCTGCGGAGATGCCGGGGATGTAACCGGTAAGGCTGAACCCGCAGCAAGCGCTTCTCCTGCGCCGGTACAAGGGGCAGTAGTTCCTTCTGCCGGAATTACTGCGGCTGATCCGGAGAAGATTCAGCACTTCCTGGCAGATGAAAGCATACTCAACGGGGATATTTATCTGGAAGACAACAAGGTGCATGTCAACATCGTGGGATTGAATAGCGGGCTTGAGGATCGTTTTGCCGGCGAATTCACTAAGGACAGCTATAGTCTGCACGATGTGAAATATTCTGCCGGTGAGCTTGAAGCAGCCCAGCAGCTGCTGGCAGACAAGGACATGCACAAGCAGCTTAATCTTTACGGTTCCTGGATTGACGTCAAGCAGAACAAGCTTGGCATCACCGTACCGGACGATTACCTGAAAAATGCAGAAGAGACGCTGAACCAGCTGATCGATCCCGGCATGCTGCGCTTTGAGGTTCAGGAGCTGGGGGAGCCGAGTGTAACCGGAACCATTGTTGAAATGAAGTCCGGGCCTGTAGACAGTATTCTGATCCTGGAGCCGGGAAAAGAGAATCCGACCTACTGGTTCTCCTTCAATGACCGTTCAGAGCTATATGATGCCGCAGGACAGAGAATCGAATTTTCAGGACTGAAGAAAGGACAGCAGGTCCACATCTGGGGGACGGGAACGGTTCTGGAATCGCTGCCGGCCCAGGCTACCGTCCGGAGGATTGAATTGCTGGAGTAG
- a CDS encoding DUF58 domain-containing protein — protein MSLPWLIMSTLLLLVLVSVIYQRNALKNLSYTRYFSASAVYQGEQIEMVEEIANRKLLPLPWLRLESSIARGLEFGLQENLGVSSGEIYQNHISLFYLRSYRHIKRRHQIRCEQRGLFRLESVTMTTGDFFGMSRRSKMFPLQLELLVYPAMLDVYELPLPVHSWLGELPVKRWIVEDPFLTAGTREYRPGDSLGGMNWKATARTGRMQVHQKDHTADARLIICLNVEISDAMWRNITDKERIELGIRYAATVAEYAAGHGLEVGLMSNGRLDGQNDPVNAGPTGSLLEMLGLLARLELDRTLPMSRLLELEAESSPSDNDYLIISCHRGAELELAAEELRLLGNGVAWLDIPGEGGMGA, from the coding sequence GTGTCCCTTCCCTGGCTAATTATGAGCACGCTGCTGCTGCTGGTGCTTGTTTCTGTAATCTACCAGCGCAATGCACTCAAGAACCTCAGCTATACCCGTTATTTCTCGGCATCCGCTGTCTATCAGGGCGAGCAGATAGAGATGGTAGAGGAGATTGCCAACCGCAAGCTGCTGCCGCTCCCCTGGCTGCGCCTTGAATCCAGCATTGCCCGGGGACTGGAGTTCGGCCTCCAGGAGAATCTGGGGGTCAGCAGCGGTGAAATATACCAGAACCATATCAGCCTATTCTATCTGCGGTCCTACCGGCATATTAAGCGCCGGCATCAGATCCGGTGTGAGCAGCGCGGCCTGTTCCGGCTGGAATCGGTAACGATGACAACCGGAGACTTCTTCGGTATGAGCCGCCGGAGCAAGATGTTTCCGCTGCAGCTGGAGCTGCTGGTATATCCGGCGATGCTGGATGTCTATGAGCTGCCTTTGCCTGTGCACAGCTGGCTCGGCGAGCTGCCGGTCAAGCGCTGGATCGTGGAGGATCCGTTTCTGACAGCCGGTACCCGGGAGTACAGGCCGGGAGACTCGCTCGGCGGGATGAACTGGAAGGCTACCGCCCGGACCGGCCGGATGCAGGTGCATCAAAAGGATCATACCGCCGATGCCAGGCTGATCATCTGCCTGAATGTGGAGATCAGCGATGCGATGTGGCGCAATATTACAGATAAGGAACGCATTGAGCTGGGTATCCGCTATGCGGCAACCGTAGCAGAGTATGCGGCCGGACACGGTCTTGAGGTCGGGCTGATGTCAAACGGAAGGCTGGACGGACAGAATGATCCCGTAAATGCCGGTCCGACGGGAAGCCTGCTGGAAATGCTGGGCCTGCTGGCCAGGCTGGAGCTGGACCGGACCCTTCCGATGTCTCGGCTGCTGGAGCTTGAAGCCGAGAGCAGCCCGTCTGACAATGATTATCTGATTATCAGCTGCCACCGGGGAGCAGAGCTGGAGCTTGCGGCAGAGGAGCTGCGGCTGCTCGGCAATGGCGTTGCCTGGCTGGATATTCCCGGTGAAGGGGGGATGGGCGCATGA
- a CDS encoding DUF1657 domain-containing protein has protein sequence MTVASQVKTCLSSLKSAQASLEQFAMETQNQEAKTLFTNAAEQTQQIVDQVEGRVAQLEKEEPQYRGF, from the coding sequence ATGACTGTTGCATCACAAGTGAAAACCTGCCTGTCCTCGCTTAAAAGCGCCCAGGCCAGCCTTGAGCAGTTCGCCATGGAGACCCAGAACCAGGAAGCCAAAACCCTGTTTACCAATGCCGCTGAACAGACTCAGCAGATTGTGGATCAGGTTGAAGGCCGGGTAGCCCAGCTGGAGAAGGAAGAGCCGCAGTACAGGGGCTTCTAG
- a CDS encoding helix-turn-helix domain-containing protein, with protein sequence MSYPKELKEYPQLEEKTYPFRVFFNECRDARPEQNILFLHWHEHFEIIVMQKGSAIFHVDSKPYPAAPGDVLVVPSGGLHVGYSLTGGDIAFVSVVFHASLFKDRNLDSQHEQFVAPYLENRYQFPVKPAENLSACAAYYPLLESVINEVQLKGPAFQLVVKNQLHLFFTLLARSFPPQQLEGRQQSERYSVNRERFKPLLEYLDSHYDEKISIDFAAKFVNLNPYHFCKTFKKLTGRTFIDYVNLCRVNEAERLLLETDATITEIAGRVGCDNPNYFTKLYKQYKGVTPSAARK encoded by the coding sequence GTGTCCTATCCGAAAGAGCTCAAGGAATATCCCCAGCTTGAAGAGAAAACCTATCCCTTCCGCGTATTCTTCAACGAATGCAGGGATGCCAGGCCGGAGCAGAATATTCTGTTTCTGCACTGGCATGAGCATTTTGAAATCATTGTCATGCAAAAGGGCAGCGCTATCTTTCATGTGGACAGCAAACCATACCCTGCTGCACCGGGCGATGTGCTGGTCGTCCCTTCCGGCGGCCTTCATGTCGGCTACAGCCTCACTGGCGGGGATATAGCCTTTGTCTCCGTTGTGTTCCATGCCTCACTATTCAAGGACAGGAACCTGGATTCCCAGCATGAGCAGTTTGTGGCACCCTATTTAGAGAACAGGTACCAGTTCCCTGTTAAGCCGGCGGAGAATCTTTCTGCCTGCGCCGCTTACTATCCCCTGCTAGAATCAGTGATTAATGAAGTGCAGCTTAAGGGTCCTGCTTTTCAGCTTGTGGTGAAGAACCAGCTGCATTTGTTCTTTACGCTGCTGGCCCGCTCCTTTCCCCCGCAGCAGCTTGAAGGAAGACAGCAGAGTGAGCGGTATTCGGTTAACCGGGAGCGCTTTAAGCCGCTGCTGGAGTATCTGGACAGCCATTATGACGAGAAGATCAGCATTGATTTTGCGGCAAAATTCGTTAATCTCAATCCCTACCATTTCTGCAAAACCTTCAAAAAGCTGACCGGACGTACCTTTATCGATTACGTTAACCTGTGCAGGGTCAATGAAGCTGAGCGTCTGCTGCTGGAGACGGATGCAACCATAACTGAAATTGCCGGCAGGGTGGGCTGTGACAATCCCAACTACTTTACAAAGCTGTACAAGCAATATAAAGGGGTCACTCCATCAGCAGCAAGAAAGTAA
- a CDS encoding DUF421 domain-containing protein encodes MPDWLEVIVRTVFAVVVLFFLIKVLGKRQVSQLSFFEYITGITIGNLAAYISLDTDSTWHLGFLALFVWVAFSFGIEILQIKSKKARDFIDFKSTVLIKDGKILEDNLRKEKLTTDELLEGLRKKDVFTVADVEFAIMESDGAINVLLTRENQPLTPKHLGIKVAPEKETQAVIMDGEILDEPLDDLKLTRGWLNMQLEKLGLTVENVFLGQVDSYGELTVDLYADKMQVPQPQEKPQLYALLKKCEADLELFSLSTVNPEAKQMYEECSAKLLRLIKELKPFIQS; translated from the coding sequence ATGCCGGACTGGCTGGAGGTCATTGTACGTACCGTATTCGCTGTTGTAGTCTTGTTCTTTTTGATAAAGGTGCTTGGAAAAAGACAGGTCTCACAGCTCTCTTTCTTCGAGTACATAACCGGAATTACGATCGGGAATCTGGCAGCTTACATCTCACTGGATACGGATAGCACATGGCATCTGGGGTTCCTGGCCCTGTTTGTATGGGTGGCTTTTTCGTTCGGGATTGAAATTCTGCAGATCAAGAGCAAGAAAGCCCGTGATTTCATCGACTTCAAATCAACCGTACTGATTAAGGACGGCAAAATTCTGGAGGATAATCTGCGTAAGGAGAAGCTAACGACGGATGAGCTGCTTGAGGGGCTGCGGAAAAAGGATGTTTTTACGGTGGCGGATGTGGAGTTTGCCATCATGGAGTCGGACGGTGCCATTAATGTTCTGCTCACAAGAGAGAATCAGCCGCTGACCCCCAAGCATCTGGGGATTAAGGTAGCTCCGGAGAAGGAGACGCAGGCAGTCATTATGGACGGCGAAATACTGGACGAGCCTCTGGATGACCTGAAGCTGACCCGGGGCTGGCTGAATATGCAGCTGGAAAAGCTGGGGCTGACGGTGGAGAATGTTTTTCTCGGGCAGGTGGATTCCTACGGGGAGCTGACGGTCGATTTATATGCTGACAAGATGCAGGTGCCACAGCCGCAGGAAAAGCCCCAGCTCTATGCACTCCTGAAAAAATGCGAAGCGGATCTGGAGCTGTTCAGCCTCTCCACTGTTAATCCGGAGGCGAAGCAGATGTACGAGGAATGCTCGGCAAAGCTGCTGCGGCTGATTAAGGAGCTAAAGCCGTTTATACAAAGCTGA
- a CDS encoding sugar phosphate isomerase/epimerase family protein, whose translation MEDTLRIGTLIGGGDAVRVIPQIAGHGFESYSLTFWQTTGKTDLADTAARVRELAEEHRFVISAIGVFGNPLTGTGDNADTLASWERLIDHAHLFGTDIVNGFTGRLTGLSIDESLPKFAEVFGELTKRAADKGVRIAFENCSMDGSWKTGDWNIAHNPTAWEKMFNAVPADNIGLEWEPCHQMVQLIDPIPQLRKWTDKIFHVHGKDATIAWDIVKEYGIHGPKDYVWHRTPGFGDTNWTDVISILRQAGYKGTIDIEGWHDPVYRDQLEMTGQVHALNYLKTCRGGSFVPNPV comes from the coding sequence ATGGAAGATACATTGAGAATCGGTACGCTGATCGGAGGCGGAGATGCAGTAAGAGTGATTCCGCAAATTGCGGGACATGGCTTTGAATCGTATAGCCTGACCTTCTGGCAGACTACAGGCAAGACGGATCTGGCTGACACGGCAGCCAGGGTGCGGGAGCTGGCTGAGGAGCACCGGTTTGTTATTTCGGCAATCGGGGTGTTTGGCAATCCCTTAACCGGCACCGGGGATAATGCGGACACGCTCGCCAGCTGGGAACGGCTGATCGATCATGCCCATTTATTCGGGACCGATATCGTAAACGGTTTCACCGGACGGCTGACCGGCTTGTCCATAGATGAATCTTTGCCGAAATTTGCTGAAGTCTTCGGCGAGCTGACCAAACGGGCGGCAGACAAAGGTGTCAGAATCGCCTTTGAGAACTGCTCCATGGACGGCAGCTGGAAGACCGGCGACTGGAATATTGCACATAATCCAACCGCCTGGGAAAAGATGTTCAATGCCGTTCCTGCTGACAATATCGGACTGGAGTGGGAGCCCTGCCATCAGATGGTGCAGCTGATTGATCCGATTCCGCAGCTGCGTAAATGGACGGATAAAATTTTTCATGTACACGGCAAGGATGCGACGATTGCCTGGGACATTGTGAAGGAGTACGGCATTCACGGTCCTAAAGACTATGTGTGGCACCGGACGCCGGGCTTCGGGGATACCAACTGGACGGATGTAATCAGCATACTGCGCCAAGCTGGCTATAAAGGTACCATTGATATTGAGGGCTGGCATGATCCTGTATATCGCGATCAGCTGGAAATGACAGGGCAGGTTCATGCGCTGAACTATCTGAAAACGTGCCGGGGCGGCAGCTTTGTCCCTAATCCGGTCTAA
- a CDS encoding spore germination protein, producing the protein MAASVLDAIKEQLQGCSDAVYQSINIHGQACMLIYIPSIVDTLSLQEFVASPLKSEANGEPDWPGFLKRLDHGSAFAIPYIKVYEIDRAVELAVSGNAVLCIEGMPFLYYFEIAHYQKRAVSESQNELVVIGPQEAFIEDVATNLSLLRHKIKHADLKTKHFSLGKYTKTDVYLVYIEGLYKPEILAEIEEVLVNLNMDGVLGISYIAEHIKQGKFSPFPVFQYTERPDSVAASLMEGRVGILQDGTPSALLTPVTFMSLLQSSEDYYQSFYAGSWIRLVRFLFSIIALVLPAFYIAVTTFHSQIIPSDLLLTIAAARENIPFSALTEALIMELTFEALREAGTRIPKPVGQTVSIIGGIVIGQAAVQAGIVSAPMVIVVSITGIASYIIPHLELGLTFRLLRFVLLVLGGTMGLLGVIVAVFIIYGHLVHLKSFGTPYMQPLAPLILEDWKDTLLRVPNPFMTKRSTSFTGSTNDRRQRSK; encoded by the coding sequence ATGGCGGCAAGCGTGCTGGATGCCATTAAAGAGCAGCTGCAGGGCTGCAGCGACGCTGTATACCAGTCGATCAATATTCACGGGCAGGCCTGCATGCTGATCTATATCCCGTCCATTGTGGACACCCTGAGCCTGCAGGAGTTTGTTGCATCCCCGCTGAAATCGGAGGCCAACGGAGAGCCGGACTGGCCGGGCTTTCTGAAGCGCCTGGATCACGGGTCAGCCTTTGCCATTCCTTATATCAAGGTATATGAAATCGACCGGGCGGTGGAGCTGGCAGTAAGCGGCAATGCGGTGCTCTGCATAGAAGGTATGCCGTTCCTGTATTATTTTGAAATCGCCCATTATCAGAAAAGAGCGGTCTCCGAGTCACAGAATGAGCTGGTCGTTATCGGTCCCCAGGAAGCCTTTATTGAGGATGTGGCAACCAATCTGTCGCTCCTGCGCCACAAGATCAAGCATGCGGACCTTAAGACCAAGCATTTCTCCCTCGGAAAATACACAAAGACCGACGTGTATCTTGTCTATATTGAAGGCCTCTACAAGCCGGAAATCCTCGCTGAAATAGAGGAGGTGCTGGTTAATCTGAATATGGACGGCGTACTAGGCATCAGCTACATCGCTGAACATATCAAACAGGGCAAATTCTCGCCGTTTCCAGTATTCCAATATACGGAGCGTCCCGATTCTGTAGCGGCCTCCCTGATGGAAGGCCGTGTCGGTATTTTGCAGGATGGTACGCCCTCCGCATTGTTGACCCCGGTGACCTTTATGTCGCTGCTGCAGTCGTCTGAGGATTACTATCAGAGCTTTTACGCAGGCAGCTGGATCCGGCTGGTCCGGTTTTTATTCTCAATCATTGCCTTGGTGCTTCCGGCCTTTTACATAGCGGTAACCACGTTTCATTCACAGATTATTCCGTCTGATCTGCTGCTGACTATTGCGGCCGCGCGCGAAAATATCCCCTTCTCCGCCCTTACAGAAGCGCTGATTATGGAGCTGACCTTTGAAGCGCTGAGGGAAGCAGGTACCCGGATTCCAAAGCCTGTCGGGCAGACGGTTTCCATTATTGGGGGTATCGTCATCGGCCAGGCAGCGGTGCAGGCAGGAATAGTGTCTGCACCGATGGTCATTGTTGTTTCGATTACCGGGATTGCGTCGTACATCATTCCGCATTTGGAGCTGGGGCTGACCTTCCGGCTGCTGCGGTTTGTGCTGCTGGTGCTTGGAGGCACTATGGGACTGCTGGGGGTTATCGTTGCTGTCTTTATCATTTACGGGCATCTGGTTCATCTGAAATCATTCGGCACCCCTTACATGCAGCCGTTGGCCCCGCTGATTCTGGAGGACTGGAAGGATACCCTGCTGCGTGTGCCTAATCCGTTCATGACTAAGCGGAGCACCTCTTTTACAGGCAGTACAAATGACAGGAGGCAAAGATCGAAATGA